The DNA segment GTGATCTTTCTCTGAATTCCAATTTAGTGCATACGCTTCTTCTCGTTCTGATCGTTTTCGTCCGCATCGTTCAGCTCGATACGTTTCGCAAGCTCTGTCGCTACGTCCTTGAAGATGATTGGGTCCAGATTTCGTGCTAGCATGTACACGATCCACCAATCGCCCAGATCCAGGCTGGTGGAGATCGTTTTCGCAACGTTCCGAGGCACCATACGGTTGCGCGCGTTCAGCAGTTGTGATCGCACCGAAGGCACAAAGATGATGACAGCTCTGTTTGGAGTGTGTgagaaagaaagggagagagcaCGACGAACAATCGTTAGCTGTACAATGCAACAAttcagagtgtgtgtgtgtgtggcgagaACGTTTTGCTTACCGGTACACAATCAATCCGGCCAAAAAGCAGGCCAAAATGATGAACCAAAACCAGATGAAAATGTACGTCTTCTCGTTGACGATGTTCAGCGGCAGTATGCACATGGCGTCGTGCTTTTGAATCGATCCAGACGCACCATACTTGTAGAAGTTACACTTGGTGACGCGCGGGAAGACATACACCATCGGATCGGCCCGCTGCTCCTGGGGCTGGTCCGAGTAGTTCAGCACGTCCCAACCGTACGAGATGAACTCGCCGTTGAAGAACCGATTCATCAGCCACAGCTGCACGACAATGTTGACGAAGCAGAGCCCTTCGCAGATCCAGTAGCGCAGGGCGTAGATCTTGTGGCGCTTCAGGTGAGTTAGCAGGTAGTCGAGGAGGATCTGCTTTTTGGCACACTTTTCCTGCTCCTTGCACGCGCCCCGGTTCAGCCCCATCACGATCATTCGCATCAGTCCGCCCTCGACCGCGTCCCAGATGAACTTTGGAGTGTAGCAAGCGATCGCCTGTGGAGAAGGAAGAGGTTCGAAGGTAAATGAGGCAAATTCTTTGACAGCTCTCCCAGCTCCGGACTTGCCTGGAAGAACAGCACGAAGCAGACCCACTGATAGTAGGTGTAATATTTCTTCGCATCTTCATCGTCGAAGTCGTTCGATATGCCAGGATGTGCTACTTCGCGTCCAACCTGCAGATGATATATCACAAATAAAGCGGGAAGTGCGTGTTAAGTATCTCTCTGAGAGGAATGTTTTGTCTCTGTTCATCCGATTTACCTGTCGACGGAACGCATCCGGCATGGTGAAGGTACTAGAGATCCAGCAGAACGTGTTCACGACGTGTGCCGGAACGCCGCCAACGATGCAGCTGATCGGGTTGCCCACATACTGGGTGGCGGTTATGATCAGGCTGCACGCGAGCAGCAGCGCAGTGGTGAAGGTGTTGTGCAACCGGAACACAATATTGTCCGTCTGGATGTCCTGCCATTTGAAGTACTGCTTTAACCCTCCGAGCAGCTTAAACATGGTGGCTTTGTCTTATAATTTCACGCTTCTGTGTGGTTAGGAATATCTAATGCAACAACAGTAATGCTAATGCTCGTCCAGTTCCCAGACTAATTCATCGTACGCCCTTGCTAATATGACACGTGCATCAAGTGTTActgaaacgaaagaaacataAAGCCAAGACGTTAGGAACTATTTTTGCTGAAACGATTATTACGGAGCGCCATTGCCAGCCGTGGTGTTACGTTGATAACCTTCTcaaaccttgggataacctttGGAAGTTGGAGTGCAGTAGGCATTGCTGGTTGATATTATGGATTCTGTTTACTATTTACCTACTCGTGCtaatgattgtttgtttttaaaatacaaaaaatgcttACAATAATAAGGAAGTTTGAGATCAGCTAAGAGCTTAAAATCAAACGTTTGAAAAAGATCCAGCATAGACCACGTGGCAAATTCCATACATTTGTAGTGCACCAGACCATTTGTAAAGTACGATTAATATCTCTAGAGCATCTGTTGTTTATTATTCAAGCAATGTCCTTGATTAACGATTCTTTGTGTGTGCCATACAGGCCTATCAGTTTATAATTGACACGTTTTGCAATCATTCCACTCCAATCTCTGGCATGTCGCTGCTCGGATGTTGCGTCTATCGCATAGATCGAGGATCGTGCACAGACCAGAGGATCGTGCTGAGCCATCTCCACCACATCTCACGTTTTATGTTGTTGATAAAGTTTAGATTTATCTAGCCACATCAGCAGCAGACCTGTGTCTGTGTCGCCTACAATCGACAGAACGTCAATTTCATGTTGTTGCAATCAtttgaaacacaaacaactCCATCGTATCTGCAGCGAGGGTCGGATGGGACAGATTGGAGGGTAATAGCATTaaagtaaacaaattaaatgtgGGACAATTTACTACGACCCGGTCCTCGGTACCAACTCCTTTCAAAGAGTGTTCTGCAACggtttgctaaaaaaaacctacgtgaaatttttgcttttttaaaacGAATAGCACACCATCTTATCTGCTCGCGTGGAGAAGTGTAGAGTAGGCTACGAAATAGTAGGCGCAGTTGCTTCGGTTGCACACTATTCGGGGCAGAACGCGACCAGTTGTGTAAACAGCAGCCGTTTCGAATGGCATATGTCGGTTCTAATAAAACGCGAAACCAATACAGAAGATCGTCACGGAAAGAGAATCCGAGAATGTGATACGGCGGTGTACTTTTCTGCGCACATGTGGCAAGACGGGCAAGTTACAATTGCTGAGCATTTCAATATTTGTGTCTCCGGCGGCGTTCATTGTTAACCCCCGTGGGTCGCAAACttctaattaaaattcaatcaacaTCTTTCCGCTGTGGGAAGAGCTGCCGGAGCGTCGGTTCTAACGTGTGCCACGTGTATTGCCTCTTTCATGTTCTCTGTTGCTTCTATGCACAGAGCGTTCACAGTTCTGGCGCACGAAGGCGTGCGTGCATGACCATCAAGGGGGTTGATCAAAACCTGCCCCATACAGAACAGTGCATTGGTATGTGTTGTTAATTGGTTCTGTCCACGAAGAATGTATGGTAGCGGAGTCGTCCTACAGTGGCGCGAGATCGTAGTTGGCGAGGGTAGTCCGTGAGCTCGCGGAACGACAAGAACGTTTCTTCCGAATGGAAGCCCCCCGGCTGGCGCTGAAACAACAGTGTTgccagtcagccagccagccagccgggCCAGCGTCTTAAAGGGAAAGGTGATCTTGAAGGAAAAGTAGTACACACCAAGAAGGAGAGGCAGAACATAAGAAGAAGCAGTTGCGCTGGGGGCACATCTGTGGGTTCTCGGTTAGGTAATGTAGATaggagagcgagcgagagcacGAGAGAGCTATTCCAATTCATTCCAATCAAACATTCCAATTCCATTAGGGGCTAAACGGTGCCCGGGTTGAATGGATGGAAGTTCAGGGGGAAGACGTGAGGGGGGTAAGGGTTTGTGGGCAGGTCGAGGCCATCAGATTTCTTGGTCGTTTGGGTCGGACTTCTGGAACGTTTTATTCTCCACCGCCCCGGCACGAACGTGTTCGTCGCCTACTTTGCTGCACCTCGTACTCGTGCTGCTGTCGAGCCGGTGCTGAGCTGAGAGCGTGATGTTGCAGCCTTGTGCCTAAATTGCTAACGGCGACAGATTAGGATTGGTTTGGGTTGGATCGCCATTGCACGGCCGGTAACTTGAGAGATTGTTTCGCCTttcgtaaaacaaaaaatcgtgcactgcaaagtgtgtgtgtgtgtgtgaggttgtTGTACACCGGTATGGACAACTTGTTTTACACACCACGAATGTATGAACCCGCGCGTAATTGCAATGTAAGCAATAATTTTGGTTTTGTGCGCGTCTTCTAACATCTAACtccaagcacacaaacacagacagacagtgGTTAAGTGTGCTTTCAGAGACGTTATGCTGCGTTGTGTTTTCCTGTTCAGAAGAACGTGTCACCGAACACGACGCTGCAGCCCGGAAAGGAGAGAGATTTGAGCTGGCAGAACGTGGTGCGCATTATTTGATTCATCcatccgtcgtcgtcgtggtcgtcgttgGTAATTCTGATGCGGAATGTGGGGAACCATTGGTGGAGAGTCAGTCTCCACACACAGCAAAGGTTAATAAAAATGACACTTGTTCACTTGATGCTGAGAGCGTCCGCCGTGTGGAGTAGAAGGAGGGGTGGTCCGTCCACTACTGCGTGACTGCGTCCATCGAGGTTGAATTTGCCGGAGTGGCGCGTCTGCCCcatgctgccgttgctgctcgCTCCAATACCTCGACAATGACAATGACGACGTCATTGTTCGGGCTCATCTCGCGCAACACAATTCAGAAGAGCAGCAGCCGCTGGACGAGAGTGCGTGTGTAGGGGAGAGGGGAGTAATGATGTGCTCTCCCCTTAGCAACTTACACACCGTCTCAACGTTCACCCGTGGCGGTCCCCTCTGCGGCTACTTGGAttcgtttcgatttcgatGTTGATTCTGAGGGCTGAcagtgccagcagcagcagcagcagcagcagcaggaggctCAAGCGAATGAAAACGACGCATGCGAAGACCAGGGCAGGCGCGAGCCGCCACGTTCAATCAGTGGGATTCGGTTTGATTGCAAGCGCAAGGGAAAAGTACACAACCAGGGCAACGAGAAATTGGGGCCACAATCTGCGTGGCGGTGTGGACTCGGGCTGGGTTGAGTTAATGCTCACCTTTTGCCGTTTTGTCGATTCCGTTGGCTGCTTTCCCTTCGGAGACGCTTGTGTGTATGACCCCGAGCGACTCCCGAGTGgtgatcgttttttgtttcttctctcGAACCGGAGCAGAAATTCACCTTTgcctttttgctgttgttgtaatCGAAAGTAACTTAAAGGCTGTAACGCTATATGTGAGGTGGAGTGCGTAAAGCAGCACACTAAGACACTTTTGACGCTGAACCGCGTTGCACCAGAATGCAATAATTCGGCTCCTGAACAGGCTTATCACATTTGTACACTTTTGTGTTAACTTTGCATCGGTTTGTTgagaatttaaaaacaaaatcaacaaaatacacacaattACACTGTAGCACTGAAACTGGTAGGTTGAATGGCTTATCACACAATCGATCGAAATATACCGAAACGGAGAACGCAAACACGCGGGCTCGAACTGGGAGCGTTAGaggtaaataaatataatcaaaacgaaaaacgaagcaacacaacaacaaaaaaaccttcaaaacATAGCGTCAACCACAagcgcgcacatacacacggggTAAGCGCGACTGCTGCACTGCTGCGCTCCGAGATCCGCTTCGTTCCGACGGAGAGCGACGTATGCCAGCTGCTGGCAGTAAAAAATCTACATCGCTCAGAGCTCGCTTGAGCCAGGGCCCCGTGGTGGCCCCTCGGCCGAGCATAATGGACGCTCTGCCAGCTTCGGCTTTTGTGTTAGCCCTTTCCCTTCCACCCCTTTCACGTGTTTTCGAGCCGTGGTGTTATTATGAACGACCAACCCCTCTCCCATAGCCTTCCAGCCCTAGGTGACGTGATGTTACCATAGTACCGTTGGCGGGAAGTACAGTGCTTGAAAGTTGGGTCAGTGCATTGAACAGGTTTGAGTTTGAGCGACCAGATTGGGGAGGGGCTGGTCGTGTCGGTAACATTAATGACTGAGGAAATAATTGACGTAGAACCAAAGCCTTAAATTATTCGCACGTTTTCACGAGCATCGACTGTTCAAAACTTGAGGAACCTCTTCAAAAAAGGTCTTAATAATCAGTAAATAAGGCAGCACATACATTAACGTCCACCACTGTATGACTTTAATTTCCACATCTCTCCAACACACGAGATGACGGCATCGCCTGGACGACATCGCGGTAGTGCTGTTTCGCTCTCTCGTTAGATGGCTGATGAGATAATTCGCGTTTCCACGAAGTCTTTCGCTGATCTCTTTTGTATGGGCGAAAGGtatggagagaaagagagcaagagagagagagaaagagagagagagagagggagagagagagagagaaagagagagagagagcatgcCCAAATTGAGCTGCgagagcaattttgtactctCCCGCAGCTCTTCAAAACTTGCAGAGAAATCAAAGTTACGCACCGGCTCTGCAAAGAGTGATGGTTGATGGTTTTTAGGCGATGCGTTTCAAACACTGAGTCATACAGTATTCGTCACACCAACATCGATCTTTACAAAACACTCCTACGTAGTGGGGATTAGAGCGATGACTGCATCTACTCATAAGGAAGTTACTTAAAGGTGCGCATCTTGAGTGCGTGCATTCATAGTTGGAGTTGTTTTTATTGTCACAAAATCAAACACCTACCAAACCTACAAACGCACCCAATAGCACCCCTTGCAGGAAGAGAATACTACATTTTCGCCCCGTCTTAgatgctctttctctctctctttgttttgTGGTAACAGCACAACATAAACAGAGAAGTGATGCTCTTTTCGCTTCCTGGAAAAGCATGCAATCCCTTGTTTCCTTCTTCACTGGATAGCACTTCCACACTGAGCACtgagcagtagcagagcagtgtgagtgtttttaataaaaaaaaggaaaaaagaaccccaaaagggaaaaatatgCGCCAAAAATAGTCTCCCGTGTCATGGCATTAGTAGCTAATATCCACTAACATTCTTGCTAATTGCGATGGCAGCAAGCGACGCGCCCCGCATCCAAACTCCCTGTCACGCCTGTTTGCCATTCTCTTGGGAAATCAAGGGTCACTTGGATGGATGTGTACAGGATGTGAAGAAAAACGTGACACGGTGTTAAGGCGTtagcaggggggggggggggggggtaaacGCGCAGTCAAGGGAATTAATTTTCCGCAAATCGGCACCACACATCGCGCAATACATTCGTTTTCCGCTGTGTGTCCGCTGTGGCAAGAGGGTGGGACGGTCGGGGGTTTGATTTGTGATAAAATCGAGGTTAATAaagaaccaccaccaacatgGCATGTCGTCGGAGCGAACATAACTTTTCCTGAGCTGTGAGTCGGGAAATCTGGGCAAAAgggacaacaaaacaaaaattcgcCGAAAAGAAGCTTAAGGGAAAGTTAGTGAAAGATGAAATGAgttgtctgctgctgctgctgctgaggagACAAACAAATTTATTACATGCCGGCTTTCGTTGTCACCCAAGTTTCTGAAGCAGTGGCAGTAGTATTAGTAATAAGGGAGAGAGGTatgcgcttttttgtttgcaacatTTAATAAATTACGGTAATTTCATCTCGCCTGGGAATGGTTCCCATCGTGCGCTCATTTGAGGCAGAATGAGGGGGATAGTAATTATTATTGTCTCGCAAGCAGCTTGTCGGCAAGCCCCGGCGAGGCCAACCAaccaccccctccctccccccccccaatccATGTTTGGGTTTTAAAACGCAAAAGCAATTTGAAGCGATGAAGGGAGGGTAGGAAAGCAATTTTCGGCTTCGGAATTATGGGCACTTGTGGCTGAGGGCTGGGTCATTGAAACACGGTCGCACCAGCACGAGATAATGAGATCCTGGTACCGTGTTATGATGCGCTGAGGTGGGGTGTTATTtgtggtttgtatgttttaGTAGGAACAGGAAGTGTGGAATGGGCAGCTTTCTCGTGTTACAGTCGAGTTTGCAATATGCCGCCAAATCCCCCCATTAACGTTTAGTGCAGCGTTAACACCACCAAATGTTCGGTGTTTGGATGAGTCTTTTATTCCTAAATAATGTCCAATTAAAGTTAAAATTATAATACTTTTGTTAGAAACGTCTGCTTCTGCCCTGACCGCCGCGGCATTGCTTTGCTTAGGCCTTCTTATGGTCATGCTCGTACCGCAGCTTAACCATCTCTATGTCACTATCATCGTCGTCATGGTGACCATCAACTGTATCGATGCCACGatgatggcggtggtggtggtcgtcgtcgtcgtcatgctcgtcgtcctcgtcctccttCGGGTGTCTTAGCTCGTCCGTTATTTGGCGCAACACTTTGCGGAACAGGTGCGCATCCATGTTTTTGGCAAGATAGTACAGGAACAGCCACTCGGTGAAGCGCAACCGTTTGGTAATGATCTCCACATCCTGTGGGTTTAACCGTCCCGGGCTGGCAAACGACAAGATCAGTGCCGTAAACTTGTAGGATCTGTTAGGCAGAGCAGGAGGTTGCATTAGTACTTGGTTGTTCGCTTCCTGAacctctcacacacacccatcctCCGGTGTTACTTACCTGTTGTGCAGGAGTAGTGTCAGCATGCGCCAAACGATCGCCAGTACGGCCACACAGAACAGCACCACGTACCAGAACCAGAGGAAGGTAAAAATCTTCTCATTAATCACGTTCAGTGCCATTATGCACAGGGCGTCATGCTTTTGGATCGAACCGGTCGGACCGTACTTGTAGAAGTGGCACTTGGTCACCTTCGGGAACACCGTATCGAGCACGTCCATCTTGCCGGTAAAGTCTTCCTCCAGGAAGCTCGGCCCCAGGTTCCAGAACTTGCGCCCGAGAAAGATGTTGGTGAACACGATCTGCAGGATGCAGTTGAGCAGGTTCAGCACCTCGCAGAAGATGTGTCGCGACGCCCAGTGGCGCTGGACCATGAAGTGGTTCGAGAATTCACGCTTCACCGTGCGCAGCTTGGCGTCGACGGTGTCCCGCGAAAGCAGCGTATACTTCGGTCCGATCGTAATGTTCGCCTTGGCCGTGTAGTGCTCGCTAAGGTGCGCCATGTGCAACCCGTCGACGAGATTCTTCAACCGACCGCCTTTGACCGTCGAGCGAGCGAGATAAGGGAAGAGGAAGTAACAAATACATGAGGAAATGTGTTTGCGTGAGTCAGACCGTGAACTTTGCGCTGACGTGACATGAAACTCGCGAGACATACCTTCGCTTACACGCCACAGCATGTGGGGTGCGTAGAACGTGAGCGCCTGCAGGAAGAGAATGAACGGAACCCACTGATAGTAGGCGTGATGCTTTACCGGATCCTCGGTGTACATTGGACCGACGCCCGGATGCGGAAGCACCCCATCCTGCAGCAGCGACTCATTGTAGTGCCGGATGACGGTGAAGGTGGTGGTGAAGAAGCAGAACGTGTTGATGACATGCTCCGGTATGGAACCTCCCGTAATACACCGGATGTGCTCTCCGATGTACTGTCTGTCGGGAAGCGGAAAAGGGAAATGTTGAAATCCACTCAACTGGCTGGGACCACCTCCCCAGTCACTGTCACTTACCTCGATGTCACCAGCAGCGTACACACGAGCAGAATGATAAACGTCGCACGGTAGTGAAACTTGAACGCCAAATTGTCGATCGTCACAAACTTGTACTTAAACTTAAGGTGAGGCGAAAGTACGGAGAACGTATTCAGCATCTTCGGACCGTCTGGGGAGGTGAAACCCACTGAAAAACAACCTTATCCAGTGTTTTGATGCCCAGTTTGTACACACGGGCTCACGAGCTGCTGCTCAGTCGAGGTCGTCATGAGGTGTCACCGGGCGAGGAGGAACTGAGACAGACCGCTGCCGTTGTCTCAGAGCCGCTGCAGGGGCTGATAAAACTAAAGACTCTTGCCCAAGTCTTGGAAGATCGCCGATAACGTTATCAACCGACCGACCTCCGGTGGTTTGAGAAGGGTGGGTGGCGCAGCAGGTTGGCGGCTATGGTCGCGGTGTGGTACCCCCGCTTGCGGTGGACAATCTACTGATAGATGCGTTTTCGTGCGTCGTGCAGTTCGGTACAGGGGAAGGGAGCAGGGAGTGGTGACAGGTGTGTTTGATGGAGGATAAAAGTGGACCGATGTTCAATCAAGCAATGGAGTGTATACACCTACACTGATAGACGCTTTGGCTGCAATGTGATGGAATGTGCCCTAGAATACACTGGAAAGTTTCCTATTCTTGAAGAATTTATCAAGCGTTTGATTTCCCGAGCAGAAGAATTCATTGCTCCCGGTTTATAGCCTTAATTCTTGCAAGATTTCGATGATTCAGTGTCCTAAACAGTCATCCAGCGTTACAATGTTACTGGAATGAGATAATCAcaccatcaacaacatcatcgCTTTATCAGAATAAAGGAAATGTGGGTTAGTGGAAGATTTACGAACGTAGTGCAGCTACCTGAGCTACATTTTTATCTTTGTTTTATGGGAATGCTTTTAAAACTAGGTTATCTTTGAAGCTCGCCACTGCTGATTCaacgaacagcagcatcaTTTCGCATTTGAAATTTGCCCTCATGTCACGTTTAGATGACAACGTTAAGTATACTACTCTACTACCAGCGCCATCTGAACGCATCGTCTGAAAGCTTGCCcatagtgtgtgtgagagggagagagggagagagagaaagagagcacgAGAGCATATTAAATCGATGATTGTCGTTTTAAAACGcatttttatcatcatcagCTTATATCGCGCAATGCATTGATTGCATGACCCAAGGGACACGTAGTAGGCTGGATTTAGCACCCTGTATTAAAGTTAATCCCTCTCTTCCCTagcctctccccccccccccttcactCCTACAACCACCCGCGTGCAATTCATTTCAGCAACAGCCGTTTCAACAGTGATGCTGTACAGTTAAATGAAAACTGCCCAAGCGTACGTCCAGCAGTTTCCggtaataaaatgttttatggCATCTCGAATGTAAATAACTTTCGTCCTCTCGTTGGTGCGCTGCTTCGCACAACTGGGAAGGACTCGCGCGCCCATAtccacactctctttctctagctttctcgctctctctctctctcttgctctcgtTAGTATTCGCGTCCTTCAATCAATCAGCTGTTGTTAGGATTGGGTACCGTTTCGTCCGTCCTGTCATGCGCAGTGTGGCCGCGCTCGGAAACGGAACTCCTAACGCCCTTCTAGCACGCTGGTTGCTGGtttggtgctttttttttggggccaGGAGGACATGGTACTGCTGGCAGCGCTGTGCTGCTGTACGCcgttttttgacagctcgctgCTCCCATAGTGGTGGAAAAATGTGGCAAAGTTCAGCATTTTCGCACAGCACACTACGACCCAGCAGGATGGTGTGAAGGAATTGCGCAAGAATAAGGTGTGCTACTATCGCCATCgcgcgcccgtgtgtgtgtgtgtgtgcgaagtGTGGAAAGTTTGGAAAATTGTGCGTTttacagtagcagcagcagcagcagcagtagtagtagtagtaccagcagcagcaagttcccagcagtagcagcagcagcagcaccacgaaCGACCTCTCGCGAAAGGACATCCTCTCGAAagggtgtgtgcgcgtgtgtgagtgtgtgtgtgcgtgcgtgcgtgcatgtgtgtgcatgtatgtgCCAAGTGGAAGAAGCAACCAAGTGACTATGCATTAAGGATTGGGGACGGTCCCCGCTAGGACGGAGTACCCGCGTACGCCTGAAAATGAAGTTAACACGAATGCTGCCCGCGTCCTGCATGCTGCTGAGCCTGATGATACCGCAGGCCCTGCTCGCCCAGAAGCCCACCGGCAGCGAAAGTCCTTCCTACTACAACATTGGCGGTGTGCTGAGCAATAATGAGAGTG comes from the Anopheles coluzzii chromosome 2, AcolN3, whole genome shotgun sequence genome and includes:
- the LOC120949735 gene encoding innexin inx7, translated to MLNTFSVLSPHLKFKYKFVTIDNLAFKFHYRATFIILLVCTLLVTSRQYIGEHIRCITGGSIPEHVINTFCFFTTTFTVIRHYNESLLQDGVLPHPGVGPMYTEDPVKHHAYYQWVPFILFLQALTFYAPHMLWRVSEGGRLKNLVDGLHMAHLSEHYTAKANITIGPKYTLLSRDTVDAKLRTVKREFSNHFMVQRHWASRHIFCEVLNLLNCILQIVFTNIFLGRKFWNLGPSFLEEDFTGKMDVLDTVFPKVTKCHFYKYGPTGSIQKHDALCIMALNVINEKIFTFLWFWYVVLFCVAVLAIVWRMLTLLLHNRSYKFTALILSFASPGRLNPQDVEIITKRLRFTEWLFLYYLAKNMDAHLFRKVLRQITDELRHPKEDEDDEHDDDDDHHHRHHRGIDTVDGHHDDDDSDIEMVKLRYEHDHKKA
- the LOC120948406 gene encoding innexin inx1 — translated: MFKLLGGLKQYFKWQDIQTDNIVFRLHNTFTTALLLACSLIITATQYVGNPISCIVGGVPAHVVNTFCWISSTFTMPDAFRRQVGREVAHPGISNDFDDEDAKKYYTYYQWVCFVLFFQAIACYTPKFIWDAVEGGLMRMIVMGLNRGACKEQEKCAKKQILLDYLLTHLKRHKIYALRYWICEGLCFVNIVVQLWLMNRFFNGEFISYGWDVLNYSDQPQEQRADPMVYVFPRVTKCNFYKYGASGSIQKHDAMCILPLNIVNEKTYIFIWFWFIILACFLAGLIVYRAVIIFVPSVRSQLLNARNRMVPRNVAKTISTSLDLGDWWIVYMLARNLDPIIFKDVATELAKRIELNDADENDQNEKKRMH